Within Kutzneria chonburiensis, the genomic segment GGGTCGCCGTCCAAGGTGATCGTCCGCCGATAGACACCGTCCACAATGGACTCCACGCCGGGCACGGCAGCGGCGCTCAGCACGGCCAGCGCCGCATTCCAGTCGTAGGAAGGATCGAACGGCATCCGCAGCACCAGCCCGCCGTCGGCGGCCAGCCGGTCGGCCTTGCGACGGCGGGCCCGCAGGTCGCTGGGCGCGGCCCGGAACACCTCGCGCATGGCCCGGTTGAACTGCCGCAGGCTGCCGAACCCCGCCGCGAACGCCACCTCGGCGATCCCCAGATCGGTGTCGTCCAGCAGCCGTCGGGCGAAATGCGCCCGCCGCGACCGGGCGAAACCGTCCGGCGTGACGCCTAGGTGATCGGCGAACAGCCGCCGCAGATGCCGGGCCGAAAGACCAAGCCGAGCCCCGACGGCCTCCTCGGTCGCGCCGTCGAGCACCCCGTCGATGATCAGCCGCACCGCCCGGCACACCAACTCCGGCGGGTCGTCGGGAATCGTGCCCGCCACCCGGTACGGCCGGCAGCGCAGGCAGGCGCGGTAGCCGGCGGCCTCGGCCGAGGCCGCCAACTCGAACGTGCGGACGTTCTCCGCGAGGGGCTTGGCACCGCAGCCCGGCCGGCAGTAGATGCCGGTCGTGCGCACGGCCGAGTACGTCGTCACGGGCCCATGCTCGGCCGTGACCTCGGTGCCCGCTAGCGGTTTCCGGTTTTGACCGTCCGGTACGGCAGCGCGTCGA encodes:
- a CDS encoding helix-turn-helix domain-containing protein, yielding MTTYSAVRTTGIYCRPGCGAKPLAENVRTFELAASAEAAGYRACLRCRPYRVAGTIPDDPPELVCRAVRLIIDGVLDGATEEAVGARLGLSARHLRRLFADHLGVTPDGFARSRRAHFARRLLDDTDLGIAEVAFAAGFGSLRQFNRAMREVFRAAPSDLRARRRKADRLAADGGLVLRMPFDPSYDWNAALAVLSAAAVPGVESIVDGVYRRTITLDGDPGLLEIEPGGVDHLLLRAHLPHWEGVIHVVERAARLVGIDWGEPGAWAPLEIVVNAVAEDVTALVRRHGSPIAGLGFGLSHAFPAAEPLAGEPGAVGEVARAVLAGRLRLDGAEPVEDLRVSLVAVGVAESAADRISRRLGLPGR